One window of the Corvus moneduloides isolate bCorMon1 chromosome 10, bCorMon1.pri, whole genome shotgun sequence genome contains the following:
- the MRPL44 gene encoding 39S ribosomal protein L44, mitochondrial, with the protein MAARLLLRAVGPLLAGAGRGAGLGTGLGTGLGTALSTAPPPEKKRWLRAYLELQRLQAPPQRRSEKPNWDYHAEIQAFSHRLQENFTLDLLKTAFVNPCYIESEETRRRQLGLDKDAIALQLQDNTGLAERGLRFARAYLAQCFEGAYPELPAKGIEALVNFLTSQELVSYVAQNLSVQDLALCRDFPAPPDVLQRTFLAVIGALLESSGPERTGIFVRDFFIPQLIGKDLFEIWEVVNPMGLLLEELTKRNISAPEPRITRQLGVSTVLPVYFVGLYCDKKILAEGPGETLLAAEEEAARVALRKLYGYTENRRPWDYSKPRQGLAAEKAISSN; encoded by the exons ATGGCCGCGCGGCTGCTCCTGCGGGCGGTGGGGCCGCTCCtggccggggccgggcggggcgccGGGCTCGGCACCGGGCTCGGCACCGGGCTCGGCACCGCGCTCAGCACCGCGCCGCCCCCCGAAAAGAAGCGGTGGCTCCGGGCgtacctggagctgcagaggctgcaggcaCCTCCGCAGCGGCG GTCCGAGAAGCCCAACTGGGATTACCATGCGGAGATCCAGGCCTTCAGCCACCGGCTGCAGGAAAACTTCACTCTGGACCTTCTCAAGACTGCGTTTGTTAATCCCTGTTACATCGAAAGCGAAGAGACGAGGCGCcggcagctggggctggacaAGGACGCGATCGCTCTTCAGCTCCAGGACAACACCGGACTTGCGGAGCGAGGGCTGCGCTTCGCCCGCGCTTACCTGGCGCAGTGCTTTGAAGGCGCCTACCCAGAGTTACCTGCAAAGGGCATAGAAGCACTTGTTAATTTTCTTACCAGTCAGGAACTTGTCTCTTATGTGGCTCAAAACCTGTCCGTACAGGACCTGGCGCTTTGCAGGGATTTTCCTGCCCCACCAGACGTGCTGCAGAGGACGTTCCTCGCCGTGATAGGAgccctgctggaaagcagtgggCCCGAGAGAACCGGGATCTTTGTCAGG GACTTTTTTATTCCCCAGCtgattggaaaagacctgttCGAGATCTGGGAAGTTGTAAATCCTATGGGCTTACTGCTGGAAGAACTGACCAAGAGGAATATCTCTGCTCCAGAACCAAGAATTACCAGGCAGCTGGGAGTCAGCACAGTTCTGCCAGTCTACTTTGTTGGGTTGTACTG TGATAAGAAGATCTTAGCTGAAGGCCCTGGTGaaacactgctggctgcagaggaggaggctgcGCGCGTGGCACTGCGGAAGCTCTATGGATACACAGAGAACAGGAGACCATGGGATTACTCGAAACCCAGACAAGGATTGGCAGCTGAAAAGGCAATCAGCAGTAACTAG